From the genome of Bartonella sp. M0283:
AATCACAACTTTGAATATCGAAGTTGTTTCAACCGACGCTGATCGCGGGTTGATTTTGGTTCGCGGTGCTGTTCCCGGTTCGAAAGGTGCCTGGATTTTGGTAAGGGATGCTGTTAAGAAAAGCGTTCCGGAAAATGCACCGAAGCCAGCTGCTTTGCGCCAGTCAAAGAATGCAAAAACAGATGCTGCTGCCCCTAAGGCGGAAGCTACAGTCGCTGAGGGAGCCTGATAATGGATCTCATCGTAACTACTCTTGACGGTAAGGATGCTGGCAAATTGAAGGTATCGGAAGATGTCTTCGGTTTAGATCCTCGTGAAGATATTCTACAACGTGTTGTCCGTTGGCAGCTCGCCCGTCGTCAGCAAGGTACACATCAAAGCCAGACACGTGCCGATGTTTCGCGTTCGGGTGCAAAAATGTACAAGCAGAAGGGGACAGGCCGCGCCCGTCATTCATCTGCTCGCGTTCCGCAATTCCGTGGTGGTGGTAAGGCTCATGGACCTGTTGTTCGCAGCCATGCACATGAACTACCGAAAAAGGTTCGTGCTTTGGGGTTGCGTCATGCATTGTCAGCAAAAGCCAAAGCCAATGATCTGATCATTGTGGACGAGTTGAATGTCAAAGAAGCAAAAACAAACGTTTTAGCCAAGGATTTCGCTAAACTCGGTTTTTCTGATGCACTGCTCATCGGTGGTAAGGAAATCGACTTGAAGTTTTCCCGTGCCGCATCGAACATTCCAAATGTAGATGTTTTGCCGGTTCAGGGTATTAATGTTTATGACATTCTGCGTCGTGGCAAACTTGTTTTGTCCAAAGCAGCCGTCGAAGCCCTTGAGGAGCGGTTCAAATGACAGATCTTCGCCACTATGATGTCGTCGTAAGTCCGGTTATTACCGAAAAGTCGACGATGCTATCGGAACATAATCAGGTCGTTTTCAAGGTTACACCAAAGGCGACAAAATCTGAAATCAAAGCAGCTGTTGAAGCTTTATTTGGTGTCAAAGTCACAGCAGTGAATACAACAACCCGCAAGGGTAAGGTGAAACGTTTTAAAGGCGTTGTCGGTCGACAGAGTGATGTCAAAAAAGCGATCGTGACGCTGGCTGAAGGTCAGTCAATCGACGTTTCGACTGGTCTTTAAGAGGCTCGGAGTTAGGAATAATGGCACTCAAGCACTTTAATCCGACCACGCCAGGGCAGCGTCAGCTTGTTATTGTGGACCGTAGCGGTCTTTACAAAGGCAAGCCAGTAAAAGCGCTGACCGAAGGGCTGTCGTCGAAAGGCGGTCGTAATAATCGCGGCCGTGTAACTGCCCGGTATCAGGGCGGCGGTCATAAAAGAACTTATCGCTTTGTGGACTTCAAGCGTTTGAAACGTGATATGCCTGCAAAAGTGGAACGTTTGGAATATGATCCTAACCGGACTGCATTTATTGCGCTCATTCGTTATGAAGATGGTCATCTGAGCTACATCTTGGCTCCGCAACGTTTGGGTGTCGGTGATACAGTTGTTGCAGGCGTTAATGTTGACGTTAAGCCCGGCAACTCGATGCC
Proteins encoded in this window:
- the rplD gene encoding 50S ribosomal protein L4, with translation MDLIVTTLDGKDAGKLKVSEDVFGLDPREDILQRVVRWQLARRQQGTHQSQTRADVSRSGAKMYKQKGTGRARHSSARVPQFRGGGKAHGPVVRSHAHELPKKVRALGLRHALSAKAKANDLIIVDELNVKEAKTNVLAKDFAKLGFSDALLIGGKEIDLKFSRAASNIPNVDVLPVQGINVYDILRRGKLVLSKAAVEALEERFK
- a CDS encoding 50S ribosomal protein L23 produces the protein MTDLRHYDVVVSPVITEKSTMLSEHNQVVFKVTPKATKSEIKAAVEALFGVKVTAVNTTTRKGKVKRFKGVVGRQSDVKKAIVTLAEGQSIDVSTGL